The proteins below are encoded in one region of Silene latifolia isolate original U9 population chromosome 2, ASM4854445v1, whole genome shotgun sequence:
- the LOC141641273 gene encoding uncharacterized protein LOC141641273, whose product MHLTDRITARIRSWGSRQLSYAGRLALINSVLATLHSYWSSIFLIPNGIMNKIEAICRNFLWSGKDSYQRAPNVSWDTCCSPKDEGGLGIKDLKTWNRALLGKYTWWLANKKDHLWVRWISHVYMKDTHWSNYDPPPDCSWTLKKIAHSMILFKQAYTNDLWLASDKEYTVTEGYAWLRQSKPKVLWRHICWSPMNVPKWSFIFWAVQLKRLLTKDRMIQMGFGHDPCCYLCSAADESHDHLFYQCPFSTHCISYLQQKLGVHFSADSLARWDSNGRARSKLQRKIISSCHVGVTYCIWNSRNKARLDAYVLRPENIVRNVIKDVLARFWAKNSSVLSTRDVRWIQGLS is encoded by the coding sequence ATGCATCTTACTGATAGAATCACTGCTAGAATTAGATCTTGGGGTTCTAGACAGTTATCCTATGCTGGCAGGTTAGCTCTCATCAATTCTGTCCTTGCTACTCTGCATTCTTATTGGTCAAGCATATTTCTCATTCCCAATGGCATAATGAACAAGATTGAAGCAATTTGTAGAAATTTTCTTTGGAGTGGTAAGGATTCATATCAAAGAGCACCTAATGTGAGTTGGGATACGTGTTGTAGTCCCAAGGATGAAGGTGGTTTGGGTATAAAAGACTTGAAAACTTGGAATAGAGCTCTGTTGGGGAAATACACTTGGTGGCTTGCAAATAAAAAGGATCATCTTTGGGTTCGTTGGATTTCTCATGTCTATATGAAAGATACTCACTGGTCTAACTATGATCCCCCACCTGATTGTAGTTGGACTCTGAAGAAGATAGCTCACTCTATGATTCTTTTTAAGCAAGCCTACACTAATGACTTGTGGTTAGCATCTGATAAGGAATACACTGTCACTGAAGGGTATGCGTGGTTGAGACAATCTAAGCCTAAAGTTCTGTGGAGACATATTTGCTGGAGTCCTATGAATGTACCTAAATGGTCTTTTATCTTTTGGGCTGTCCAGTTGAAGAGATTGCTCACGAAAGATCGTATGATTCAGATGGGATTTGGACATGATCCCTGCTGTTACTTGTGCTCTGCTGCTGATGAGAGCCATGATCACTTGTTTTATCAATGTCCGTTTAGTACCCATTGTATCAGCTATTTGCAGCAGAAGTTAGGTGTACATTTTTCTGCAGACAGTTTGGCACGTTGGGATTCAAATGGGAGAGCTAGAAGTAAACTTCAGAGAAAGATTATTAGTTCCTGCCATGTTGGAGTCACCTACTGCATCTGGAATTCAAGAAACAAAGCTCGGTTAGATGCTTATGTACTGAGACCTGAAAATATTGTTAGGAATGTCATTAAAGATGTGTTAGCACGATTTTGGGCTAAAAACTCCTCTGTTCTGTCTACTAGGGATGTTAGATGGATTCAGGGCCTTAGCTAG